In the genome of Mercurialis annua linkage group LG8, ddMerAnnu1.2, whole genome shotgun sequence, the window AAATGATACCGATTTTATTAATCGGGTCATTAAAATTTTACAGACAAAATTTGCCTTGAAAGATTTGGGTGATCTTCATTATTTTTTGGGAGTCGAGGTCACGCGTTCGAATGGTAAATTACTGTTATCACAGTCCAAATATATCTCTGATTTACTTGATAGAGCACATATGACAGACAGCAAAGCTATATCATCTCCGGCATGTCCTACGGTTCGGTTATCAGTTTTGGATGGCCCTGATTTTGATGATCCTCTTCTTTATCGCAGCATTGTTGGAGGACTCCAATACCTTCAGTTGACACGACCAGACATTTGTTATGCTGTTAACAAAGTTTCACAATATATGCATCATCCTAAGATCTCACATTGGTCAGCTGTCAAGCGAATACTTCGCTATCTGAAAGGTACTAGACTCCACAAATTTGTTATTCAGCCGTCAAGTACCACATTAATTTCTGCCTATTCTGATGCGGATTGGGCAACGGATGTCGATGATCGTAAATCCGTCACAGGTTTCTCCATTTATCTTGGGCAGAATTTGCTATGTTGGTCCTCTAAGAAACAAAAGACCGTGTCTCGCTCGTCCACCGAAGCTGAGTATCGTGCATTGGCTGCTACAGTAACCGAACTACATTGGCTTTGTTCTCTTATGCGTGAGTTGAAATTATCTCACCAGTCACCGGTGCTATGGTGTGATAATATCAGTGCAACTTATTTGAGCTCCTCTCCTGTATTTCACACTCGGTCCAAGCATCTAGAAATTGATTATCACTATGTTCGAGACAAGGTTCAAAATAAGGAGGTTTCAGTTCAGTACATCTCAACTCACGATCAAATAGCTGATGTGTTTACCAAACCAGTGTCCAAATCAATCTTTTTGTATTTCAGAGACAAGTTGAAGGTTCATAATTCTCCCCATCAACTTGAGGGGGGATGATAAGGATAAGCTCATGTTATCTTTAACTATATGATAATGCTTAGGTTGTTATTCACTTTCATTATAACTCTATCTCTGTAACTCAATCTTCTCATAGGTCATTCTTATCCTATCATGTACAGCTTGTATATATACATTATACATCAATGAGAATCATTATTATGCTGTGCCAAAACTTATCAGAGTGATATACCCCTTTGTTTTTTGGAGGACCAGGAAATAGGATTGCGACCGAGGTAAATGATGTAGCCTGTTGTGGAGATGTAGTTGTCTTTATCACCTGCGTGATCAGCGTCACAAAATGCATGAAGACAAAGTGGTGAATTACGATACAATTGGATGCCGAAGGTTTGAGTCCCTTGCAAGTAGCGAAGCAGACGTTTCAAAGCGGTCCAATGAGTTGTTGTGGGGTGATGAAGAAATTGAGCTAGGCGGTTTAGAGCAAAGGCAATGTCGAGCCTAGTTAGAGATAGATATTGTAAGCTTCCGACTATGGCGCGATAAGTTGATTGGTCGTGAATGGGTAGATGGTCTTCGCGAAGCAGTGATGGAGAGGCAGCCATAGGTGTAGTATttggtttggcttcaatcatggTGTATTTGGTGAGGAGATCATGAACGTATTTAGATTGGTTTAGGTGTAAGCCGAGTTCATTTGGTATAACTTCTAAGCCTAAAAAGTACGATAGTGGTCCAAGATCTTTTAAGGAAAATCGCTTAGACAATGCTGTAATAAACGTTTGTAGGTGTGTTAGATTTGGTCTGGTGATGATAATATCATCAACGTAAACTAGCATATAAATACAAGTGCTTTTGGTTTGTAAAATGAATAAAGATGAATCTGAAATAGATTGTTTAAAACCTTGAGTAAGTAGATGGGTTTTTAATTCAGTGTACCAAGCTCGAGGAGCTTGTTTTAGTCCATAGATTGCTTTGTGGAGTTTACAAACATAGTCGGGTTTTGTTTGATCAACAAAGCCGGGTGGTTGAATCATGAAGACATTATCGGTCAAATTGCCTTGGAGAAAGGCATTATTGACATCCAATTGACGAAGAGGCCATGATTTTGTAACAGCTAGAGATAAAATAAGACGAACAGTAGTTGGTTTTATAACAGGACTAAATGTTTCAGTATAATCAATACCCGGGCGTTGATGGAAACCCTTAGCAACAAGTCGGGCCTTGTGTTGTTTTAGGGTGCCATCCGGGTTATATTTGTTACGAAATACCCATTTACAACCAATGACATTTTGTGATTGAGAGCGAGGAACGAGGGTCCATGTGTGGTTTTGCTCAAGTGCTTGGTATTCGTCGTGCATTGCACTACGCCATTGGGGAAGTATTAGGGCCTGTTTTACTGTGTTGGGCAGATTGTCAGGAGACGGGTTAAGGGTAGCAACTTTAGCATATTTTGGGTTGGGTTTACGAATGTTGTTGTTGAGGCGAGTAGTGACTGTTTTGGCAGGTGGCGGAGCAGTGGACTTGGGTAGAGGGCAGGTTTCGGTGGGCTGTTGATGGATAGAGGTGGCGTCAGCGGAGGAAGATGGAGTAGCTGCGGTAGAGGTGGGGTCTAAAGGGTTCGGATCCGAGGGCGAAGAGTGGTTGGATGTAGCTTGTTGGTTGGGAGAAGGATTTCGACGAGAGTAAACAATAGTAATTGGTGGTTTGGTGTGAGGTTGATCAGTGACAGATGGGGTCGAGGGAGGTGCAGGGTTGGCGGGAGGTAGAATGGGTATGGACATGGTGCACCAATCATTTGGATCAATGTGAGGCGAAGGGGATGATAATGGTACTGATGGTTTACGAAATGGGTACTCGTCATCGACAAATTTTACATGTCTTGAAGTGTAAATGCGATAAGTTTTTGGGTCAAGACAATGGTATGCGCTTTGAGTGGTGGAATAGCCAACGAAAATGCATGAAATAGAGCGGTCTTCTAATTTATTCTTAGTATACGGTCTTAACCAAGGGTAACAAAGACATCCAAAATTATGGAGTTTTGTGTAATCGGGTTGTTTATTATGTATTACAGAATATGGTGAGTTACCATTTAAGGTTTTGGTAGGGAGTCGGTTTATAAGATAAGTTGCTGTACTAAATGCAAATGGCCAATAAGTGGTCGGAATACCTGCGTGGTTTAGGAGAGCTAGCCCCGTTTCCACAATGTGACGGTGACGCCTTTCGGCATATCCATTGTGTTCTGGAGTATGAGGTGGTGATGTAGAGTGGGATATTCCATTATCAAGAAGTGTTTTATTTAACTTAATATATTCACCTCCATTATCGGAAAAAAAATGTCGAATCGgtttttggaaatatttttcCACTAATGccttaaattgaataaatattgtCGTGGTGTCGGATTTGCGTTTTAATGGATATAACCAAACATATTTACTAAAGTGGTCTACGAATACGATGTAGTATTTGTAGTGATCTCGAGATAGGACCGGGCTAGTCCATAAGTCCGAGAACAAAAGATCAAGTGGTGCGTTTGACTTCAATGAAGAATTAGAAAAAGGGAGCTTTTTGCTCTTAGCAACACAACAAGAATGACAGTGTTCATAGTCCAATATTGGTgaagataaatttttattaataatcttAATTACATCATAAGATGGGTGGCCTAACTTATGATGCCAAGATATTGGAGCGGTTCCTTTGACAGCGGTTTGAGCAATTGGTTGTTGAGGACACCACTCGTAAATTCCTTTCTTAACTCGGCCCTGGAGCAGAATTCTCCCCGATGATATTGcctttaaacaaaacaaatcaggtGAGAAAAGTATAAATGCATTATTATCTTTACATAATTGCGAAATTGACAGAATATTACGAGAGATGGTTGGAACATGCAACACATTATTGAATTGAAGAGATTGGAGAGTAAAAGAACCTATATTTTCAATCGGAAGAGTTGAACCGTCTCCGATGATGAGATCGTCCAGTCCGGTATAAGGAGAATGAAAAGCTAAGGTGTCCAGATCGTGGGTGATATGATTGGTAGCGCCGCTGTCAAGCAGGAAGTTTGGATTCGGTGGAGGTGCTCCATAGGTGGCCGAGTGGGCCTGAGGTGGTGGTTGATTATGGCGAGTAGATGGTGGCGCCGGGAAGACAATGGTTGGAAAAAGTTTCCTGAATAAGGGGCAATTGGCAATGACATGGCCTGTTTGACGGCACCACTGACATCGCCCTTGGAAGGGTCGGGGATTAGGATGGTTGTGGGTGGTGGTTTGTGGGTAAGGAGAGTTTGGTTGGTGGCGGGAATAACTACGATGGTGGTGTTGGTTATTCTGGCGATATGCGGGATTCGCAGATGGGGTGAAATGATTGGTGGTTTCTTGGTGTTTAACAATCAGTTCGTGTTGAAGTAGTTTTTCATGTAATGCTTCAAAACTAATGGGTGTATCACGAGCTCTAATGGCGTTGATGACGGGTTTATAGAGCTCATAGTTAAGGCCCTTTAAGACCTTGGAGATAATATCTTCGGGATCAAGGACTTTGCCCATAAGGGCGAGTTGGTCTACACACGCTTTAATCGAGTGCATATAGTCCGAAATGGTTTGATCCGTTGATTTAACAATGGAGTCAAATTTGTCTTTAAGTTGCATAATATGCGCACGCGAGGGGTTTGCGTAAGTATGGGCAAGGATATCCCAAGCTTCCTTAGCGGTTTTAGCCCTTACAATTAAGGATTGGAGGGCAGAAGAGATAGTACCCATTAAGGCACCAAGAATCAGTCCATCTTGCTTGAGCCAAGTCAAGTAGGCGGGGTTGGGTTTTTCATTTGTCTCAGAGTCAAGGACGGTGGCGGGTGGTGGAGACTCGGATCCATCCAGAAAACTGAGTAAGCTGAGCCCGAAAAGAATATTTGTTAACTGAAAATGCCATGAGGAATAGTTAAGCGGTGTCAACTTAATGACATGGCTTAGGTTGAGAGCAGTTAAGGGTTTTGTGGTTTCATGTGGGTTGGGAATCAGGGTTTCTTGCACAGTGTTTGTCATGGTGGAATAGGGTTGAGGCAAGGGTGGGTTGGTGCGCTTGAAAGTGAAGCGTTTTGGTCGGAGGTTGTTTGTTGCGGATCGTTGATGGCGCTGTGATACCATGTAAGACAAGGTTTGTGAATGTTTTTGAGAATTGTATTAAATTTGCTATTGAATGAGTACATATTTATAGGATTACAATGTTAAGTAAAGCAAgaataattgatataattacaatGATACACTAATATAAATTTCCTATATTTGTAATATGAACATGATTAATTTCCCTTGATTGTAGGAGATGATTGATAGGATGATTGTTGATTTGTTTGACTGTCAATATTGGTAAGGATTTTCTGATTTGTATTGATATGGTTAATATtaaggtcatttttgcaccttttctcTTGATATTTTTAGCCAAATTGAGAGCCAAAATAAACCCTTTGTTACAATCCGTAAACGATTCTATTTCATATCATCGATTCTTGATTCGTGTATAACTTGAATTCAATATATACTTCATCAATTAATTTTAACCAACTAAAAcagtaaagataaaaaaaatagctttTTTATTTTACGAAAACAAAGCAACATAAAAAAGAGATGACTACAATCAACTCTAAGAATAAACCCATTGACGATAACcgaagagaaaaataaaaaaaaatctagacgGCTACGGTCTTTTATTTGAGAAAAAAGAAGACGAGAGAGTTGCTCTTTTAACCTCAAGTTAGATATGAGCATATGTTTAGAGCACAAAATCTAGTTAAATCACACATTAAAGAATTTGATCATGACAACACTAGAAACTAGAAGCTAAGTTTAAGCTTTTCTTAAATATACCTTGGCAGGTGTAGATTGAGCAGAATGTCTGAAGAGCCATGAGCAGCAAAAGCAAGATGGTAGCAAGAATTGTAAGTATTTTCCATGAAGAATACACATACTTCTTAATTACCTTTTTAACCTTGATCTTCCAGTGATTATCATAATACTTATTGAGGTCTTTTATGGAACATTCAAAATCTGGCTTACCTTCAGATGCTATGGTACTTCTAATCCCACTTAATAGCTTTAAAACCTCACTATTATCTCCATCATGCACCAAAATTTGCACACTTTTGAGCAGCTCCACATCCTCAGCGGTACGAGTCAAGGTTGCGATCAGTTCAATGTAACGGGCGAAATTCGGAGTCTCTGGCTTGGCAATAGCTTCATACGCAAGTAAGTTTCTAATTACGACCTCTGAGTTAAGATTCAACTTAAGTGATGGAAGGCTTAGAGTTGAAGTGTGCTTGACGAAATCGATGAACCTAACGCCTAGACTGATGCTGCAGAATTCAACCTTAACACTAGACAATTGAGATGCTGTCGGAACTAAAGCCTTCTCTTGTGCTTCTTCGTCTGGTAGAGAGAATGAAATACCGAAAAGTCGGAATATTCTTAGAAGTAAATCTATGATTTTTATAGGAATCGCTAAGAAAGTAATGTTTAGAGCCTTAATAATATCCCACAAGTCGCACCACATAGCATCACGAACTGACATATCGGATGCTCCACCTCCGAACCCTCCGAAACAAACTAAATTGTAGAGAAGATCCAATAGATGAAAAGGGTATTTCAGATTCCGTCGAACAAAAATCCCTCTCAATACTATTGGAGAAAATTTAGCACAAGCTATGGCGCTCATGTCAAGCAATGATTTATTTCCGGATACATATGCAATATGCTCCAACACAAAGAACGGAATTTGATTCTCAATCATCACTATATCGTTGAGGATTGCATCCAACGAAAACTTTCGTCCGAGTGAATCGGAAAACTCTAACGAATCTGCATACCGTTCTGCTATTCCGTAGATCAACTGCAGCAAGAAAAGACCATCAAGTACTATAATCAATGACAAAGTGTCATCATGAATACTCAAGCTCTCATAGTAATACCCTCGAACATCTCTGACTTTTCTCTTCATTTGATCGAAAAGAAGCTGAAATTCCGGTAAGTGGCGTTCCTGACGAAAAATCCGAACCTGATGAATCTTGCAATTCTGCATCTTGTAAAGCTTAGGCAAGAAATGATGGCAAGGTCCCAAGGCTATTGTTTGAGGAGTGTAAGCTTCTGGTTTCAGGGCTTTCACTGATCCGGGGACCCGAAGAATGCTAATAGTATTATCATCAGTCTCACGATCATACCGACCAGGCTCTTTGTCGAGCATGCTCTTCATCTTGCTTCTCCATTTCTCTTCGTCGAAGTTTGAATTGATTACGGAATCTCCTGAGGCTAAGATGTGCATATCCATGTCGATTACGGAATCTCCACAGGCCATTTTTTGTGCATCCATTTGCATTCTGCTACTCAGCAATGCGAATGCCTTGCTTCAAGAGATTATGCTAATAATATCTTAATTTGAAGTCAACTATGAATGCCATTTTTAAGAATAAACCATGTCACTCTTCTGccagttctttttttttttaattattttcgtTTTAAGATGTTAATAATGCTGTTTCATGGCAGCTAATCAACAGTATGAAAATGCAAAACTTAGTCCACTTGAAGTTTGTAAGTTGTAATAGTGCAATTTAGTAGAAGCAGTTTGACAAGCAGGCACAAATAAAATATGCATCACTATTAATAAGAAAGTAGCCATTTTTCACATAACCAAACTGGTAAAGACTTGCCTTATTATAGCATCAACCGCCAAGTAGGCctgtgcaaaaaccgaaccgagcCGAGGTTCCAAACCGAAAATTGATAAATGGTTCGATTATTAGGTAATATGGAGTGGTTTGGTTTGACAAAAAAGAAATTCTGCTTTTCGGTATTAGGTtcgattttgattattttaaaaccgaatAAATTGAAAAACCGAATTtgcaaaacgacgtcgttttatattttataaaacgacgtcgttttgtgTGTTTAGATGTACAACCACTTAAccttatatataataatcttatttttttcatttcatccAATCCAAGTCTCAATATAATTGCCTATAATGTAGAAAATCTGGATTGTTTCatgtttattatatatttaaccttacaaaaaatttagaattgTAATTAACTTATTTGAAATTATAACTGAATTAAAAATCGAAAACTGTATTGAACCGAATTTGtttatgttaaaaatatatttcggttatcactataaaaattatgattcgattttaattttttatgttcctAAAACAGCGCGGTTTTAGCTTTTGCACTACCGACCGTAATACCGAATGTACACCCTTACCGCCAAGTCAAATAAAAACTCCTCCATAAATTATCTGAGAAAAAAACTCAGCTACCTCCATGAAAATTACAGTACTTGATAATCTTCGTtttcttttgatatttttagcCAAGTTGGGAAGCGAAATAACACTTTGTTCACCCAATAGGTAATAGGCAATAGGCAATAATTATAGAGAAATAAAACATACAAATTTACCtgtaaaaaatatacaaataaaatcattcaaatcccaGTTTTTAAGTTTTCCAAATcatgtaaattaataattctttttttaacaatgtaaattaataattcaatttcATACCCATTAATAGCTAAACTTCAAAAGATACTTACATTAACACATGCAGTTGTGGACATAACcaaacaaataattataattttataaatattaaattatttttaatattattttaaaaaaaagaattaatgtTATTgttaaaactataataatttaattaaatatatttgaaatattaagttagaaaattgttgaaaataaaaattagaatttggtaaaatttatttatgCCATTATCCATTACTGCACTTGAAtatctttaaataaatttaaatttatgattcAGATCAAATAACTTGTAACCATTTTGATCAgttaaagatatttttaattttagatcaattaaaaataataaggtcagttaagaataaaattgaatCATCGTGATCTATAAACTTATTTAGATTATACGattttatccttaattgattaaaattgctaaaaagggattTTTTGATCTTGAGTCATAAGTTGAGGGACCgaattgaccctttgttcaaatatCTATGTCATTTCTAATaacaaaaatgaatttaaaaaatccaaacaaaacCTTAAGCTACTATACCTCAAAAATAAACTCAATCCTTTAAGCATTTCCATGGCAGAAAAGCTAGCTTTACCACTCCTCCTCTCAAACCCACCTCCTTCAAAACCCCAATTCTCAATCCAAACCCATAATCTTCAACCACCCACCTCACCAATTATCCAAAACATACTCACTAACCACCAACCAAACCAACCCATCAACCCAAACGGTTCAATTACCCCATCTTCCAGACCAAGAACAAGAATTGGCAAAGCCCGTGACCCGAACCGTGGAAAACCATGGTCAAGCCACCGTCTTTCAACTCAAGGTCAGcttgttcttgattctttaaTCGACCCATGTTTTCAAATTAGTGAATTAAACAAAGTTTTGAGTCAGTTATTTCAGTTTCATAGTGAACAATTGAGTTTAGATAatggaaatttaaattctttatcatTGGATATTTTGGGGATTATtaagggtttagggttttataAAAAATGTGAGTTGGCAATTAGCGTGTTTAATTGGGTTAGGTCAAGAGATGATTTTCACACAGTTTTGAATTGTTCTGTTGTGGCTGTAATGGTAACTATGCTTGGTAAAGAAGGGAAATTATCAGTGGCTGGTTCTTTGTTAAGTAGTCTCCGTAACGACGGGTTTGATCTAGATGTTTACGCGTATACTTCGTTGATAACTGCTTATGCTAGTAACGGAAGGTATAGGGATGCTGTTGTTGTGTTTAAGAAGATGGAGGAAGAGGGTTCGAAGCCAACTTTGATAACTTATAATGTGATTTTGAATGTTTATGGTAAAATGGGTATGCCTTGGAGTAAGATTTCGGGTCTTGTCGATGGGATGAAGAGTTCGGGGGTTGCACCTGATGACTATACTTATAATACTTTAATAAGTTGTTGCCGACGTGGGTCTTTGTATGAAGAAGCTGCTCGGGTTTTTGAGGAGATGAAAATGTCGGGGTTTTCGCCGGATAAGGTTACGTATAATGCATTGTTGGATGTTTACGGGAAGTCTAGGCGGCCTAAAGAAGCTATGGAGGTATTAAAGGAAATGGAGAGTAATGGATTTTCTCCGAGTATTGTGACGTATAATTCATCGATATCAGCTTATGCTAGAGATGGTCTATTGAAGGAAGCTATGGAGCTTAAAATGCAAATGGTGGAAAATGGGATTAAACCCGATGTTTTTACGTATACGACCCTCTTATCCGGATTTGAGAAGGCTGGGATGGATGAGCCTGCCATGAGAATTTTCGAGGAAATGAGAGCTGCAGGTTGCAAACCAAATATTTGTACTTTCAATGCTTTAATTAAGATGCATGGTAACAGGGGAAATTTT includes:
- the LOC126661285 gene encoding putative UPF0481 protein At3g02645; amino-acid sequence: MQMDAQKMACGDSVIDMDMHILASGDSVINSNFDEEKWRSKMKSMLDKEPGRYDRETDDNTISILRVPGSVKALKPEAYTPQTIALGPCHHFLPKLYKMQNCKIHQVRIFRQERHLPEFQLLFDQMKRKVRDVRGYYYESLSIHDDTLSLIIVLDGLFLLQLIYGIAERYADSLEFSDSLGRKFSLDAILNDIVMIENQIPFFVLEHIAYVSGNKSLLDMSAIACAKFSPIVLRGIFVRRNLKYPFHLLDLLYNLVCFGGFGGGASDMSVRDAMWCDLWDIIKALNITFLAIPIKIIDLLLRIFRLFGISFSLPDEEAQEKALVPTASQLSSVKVEFCSISLGVRFIDFVKHTSTLSLPSLKLNLNSEVVIRNLLAYEAIAKPETPNFARYIELIATLTRTAEDVELLKSVQILVHDGDNSEVLKLLSGIRSTIASEGKPDFECSIKDLNKYYDNHWKIKVKKVIKKYVYSSWKILTILATILLLLLMALQTFCSIYTCQGIFKKSLNLASSF
- the LOC126660765 gene encoding pentatricopeptide repeat-containing protein At5g02860 — its product is MAEKLALPLLLSNPPPSKPQFSIQTHNLQPPTSPIIQNILTNHQPNQPINPNGSITPSSRPRTRIGKARDPNRGKPWSSHRLSTQGQLVLDSLIDPCFQISELNKVLSQLFQFHSEQLSLDNGNLNSLSLDILGIIKGLGFYKKCELAISVFNWVRSRDDFHTVLNCSVVAVMVTMLGKEGKLSVAGSLLSSLRNDGFDLDVYAYTSLITAYASNGRYRDAVVVFKKMEEEGSKPTLITYNVILNVYGKMGMPWSKISGLVDGMKSSGVAPDDYTYNTLISCCRRGSLYEEAARVFEEMKMSGFSPDKVTYNALLDVYGKSRRPKEAMEVLKEMESNGFSPSIVTYNSSISAYARDGLLKEAMELKMQMVENGIKPDVFTYTTLLSGFEKAGMDEPAMRIFEEMRAAGCKPNICTFNALIKMHGNRGNFPEMMKVFEEIEICNCTPDIVTWNTLLAVFGQNGMDSEVSGVFREMKRAGFMPERDTFNTLISAYSRCGSFEQAMAVYRRMMEAGITPDLSSYNAVLAALARGGLWEQSEKVFSEMKDGRCRCKPNELTYCSLLHAYANGKEIERMHALAEEIYAGIIEPVPVLLKTLVLVNSKCDLLLETERAFIELNKKGEPDLSTLNTMIAIYGRRQMVAKANEILNFMNERGFSPSVATYNSLMYMYSRSENFERSEEVLKEILAKGLKPDIISYNTVIFAYCRNGRMKDASRIFSDMKDNGIVPDVITYNTFVATYAADSLFEEAIDVVKYMMKNGCKRNQNTYNSIVDGYCKHNRRADAITFVSSINELDPHVSKEEESRLSDRIAKKWY